The sequence CCGACAACCATGACAACCCTCAAACTTTTTTCCTATTTTTGCACTCTAACCCAAAACCCCGACCCTTATGCAGCCTTTAGTCAGCATTATCATGGGCTCCACTTCCGATATGCCGGTGATGGAAGTAGCGGCCAAGTTCTTTGATGAGATGGAAATCCCTTTTGAGATCAATGCCCTGTCAGCCCATCGCACGCCCGAAGCGGTAGCCCAGTTCGCTTCCAATGCTGATAAGCGCGGCATAAAAGTCATCATCGCAGGCGCCGGGGGTGCGGCTCATCTGCCTGGTGTTGTTGCGGCCTTTACCATCCTGCCCGTGATTGGCGTGCCGGTGCGGTCCTCCATCAGCATCGACGGCTGGGACAGCATCCTGTCCATCCTGCAGATGCCTCCCGGCATCCCCGTGGCCACCGTGGGCCTCGACGGCGCCCAGAACGCCGCCATCCTTGCCACCCAGATCCTGGCACATACCGATCCCATCATTCAAAAACGCCTGCTGGCATTCAAGAAAAACCTTGGCACAAAGGTTGAAAAGGCCAATGAAGAACTGAAAAAACACACCTTCCGGTTCCGCATCTAATTGCCCGGAACCTGAAATCCGCTGGTGAGCAGGACAGGAGGATTCCAGAAAGGGAAGAACCTCCCCCCAACCCCTCGCCTGAGGCGAGACAGGCTCTCCAAAGGGGGAGGTAGACCCGTAATTTTTTTATCTCAGAACAAGCCTGCAGGCAGGAAACAAGGAATAATGAATATTGAAGTTTCCGGAACCTTGAACCTTAAACCTGAAACCCTAATTCTGCCTGAGCGCCGGCATCGGCACAGGGACGTTAAAAAAAGCCGAGCCTTCGCCTACCCCGCCCGAACATTCATTACTGCCGGTCGTGCAGAGGCTGCGGGTCGAAGGACATTCAGCCGCCCAGAACATATACCCCAGCATACCGGGAGAAGTGCCTGCGCCATTAGGCATGATCCTGGTCACGTAATCACGGTTGGCGTATTGGATGGACGCGTAAAAGTCAACGCATTCAGGAATGGATTTCCGGTTGGTAATGAACAAGCCCCCGGTAAATTTGCAGGGCGCCAGCGGGGGAATGGGCGGGGCATACTGGGGCTTGCCGTCAATGTGTTCGTCCCAGTTTGCAATGGCCCCTGAAGCCGTGGGCTGGCGGGCAGGCACCATGGCATTGGCATAGTCAAGCACAGGCAAATCTGTTCTTAACCAATCTGCCGTGGCCTTGCGGCACAGCGCAATGAGCCAGCGGTCGCCTGCTGCCAGGTCAATGGTCAGCCTTGCCGCATGGTTGGCCCCCGTGGCATCATAGGAATGCACCAAACGGTAAGCGTCGATGAAGGCTTGCAGGCCATCCAGGTCAGGATCGCTGTTTTGTTCATAATCAATTTCAATGCCCACCCCCAGTTGTCCTGCCACCAAGGCGGCTTTTTCCCCAAGCAGGGCGGCATCGGCGGCCAGGGCAGCGTTCCAGTCGTCGGTATAGGTGATGCCGCCAATCGAAAGCATCACCCTGATGCCATGGTTCTTGAAATAGTTTACCACCTCCTGGGTCATTCCCCGGGGGATGCCGTTCAGGGTGGTGGCATCCGTGGTCTGGTTCAGCAATTTCAAAGGATTCACAAAGCTCAGCACCACCAGGTTCACGGAGGGCTCTCCGCCGCCACGGTCAACGATCCAATGGTTGTTAAAGTCAAACTCTTCCATGTCGCGCACCGTGCCCCAGGTGCAGTAGTCGTTCCCGGCATGCCATACCCCGTATACCTGTATGGGTGTCGCATCGGGCGACAGCTCATAGGGGGGCTGGGGTGCAGGCTTCACCTTGGTTTCAAGGGCATTCAACCGGGAGGGGTTTTCCGAAAACTCCACCCCGTTTTTCTCACATCCGATTACAAGAAAAATAACCATCGCCACCAGGGCGATCCACTGGGAATTCTTTTTCATGGCTTAAAGGTTTTGGTCACTAACAAATATATGATATTTTCCGATACTTGAACCGATAAACAAAGTTTTTTTCCTGACTATTTATTGTTTTTCTTATTTGAAATGGAATTTCTTGTTGTCCCCGGCCTTGTATTTCTCCTGTGTTTATGCATGAAAACAGGAAGCCGGTGAGCTTTTTCATGGTGCATATAAACACCCATAAATTTTTTAAGAATAATTTTTTTCTGCCGCAATATTCTCCTGCCCTTTTGATTGATCAGGCTTGTTTGGTTTAAAATAAATGACCAATAGATAAATATGTATCTTCCTGGTTTTTTCAGGAGAAATATTTTACATAAATTGCATGCCCACACAAATCCTTTACCCTGGTTTTCCCTTTCAAAGAATCAATGAAACCGCTGGTAGTGCTGATATTAATACTGTTGGGCAGCACCAATTCCTTGCTGGTGGCTGCAGGTGACAATTATCCTTTCGGGGGAAGGTCTGCTGGGATGGGTAACGCCATGGTAGCCGTTTACGATTTTTGGGCGGTGAGTCACAACCAGGCCGGGCTTGCGCATCAGCCAGGGCCTGCTGCAGGCTTTTACTTTGAGAACCGCTTCCTGAGCCGCGAGATGAGCCTGGGGGCTGCTGCCCTGGCCCTGCCGGCGGCAGGCGGCGTCTTGGGGCTGAGCCTTTCCT is a genomic window of Bacteroides sp. containing:
- the purE gene encoding 5-(carboxyamino)imidazole ribonucleotide mutase; the encoded protein is MQPLVSIIMGSTSDMPVMEVAAKFFDEMEIPFEINALSAHRTPEAVAQFASNADKRGIKVIIAGAGGAAHLPGVVAAFTILPVIGVPVRSSISIDGWDSILSILQMPPGIPVATVGLDGAQNAAILATQILAHTDPIIQKRLLAFKKNLGTKVEKANEELKKHTFRFRI